In Deltaproteobacteria bacterium, one genomic interval encodes:
- a CDS encoding nicotinate phosphoribosyltransferase, translating to MENLTLLTDLYELTMLGGYFAQGKTEQKAVFDLFFRHPPFNSTFCLAAGLEQAVQYVLNIHFGKEEIDYLWKLDLFPDDFLDYLKGFRFTGDVYAVPEGRPVFPKTPMVVVKAPIAEAQFVETALLNFINFQTLIATKASRVYRAAEHGNVIEFGTRRAHGPDGAVSATRAAYIGGCSATSNVLAGMKFGIPVKGTMAHSWVMSFEKEIEAFRTYAEIYPRACLLLVDTYNTLASGLPNAVIVGKELERRNFKFLGIRLDSGDLAYLATEASIELDEAGLEDAKIIISNNLDEEVISQVHADIRSMARLKGIDGERIIRRLIYGVGTHLVTSRGWSALGGVYKMAAIEVDGRMEPKIKISDNPDKTTDPGYKKLYRFYENGDMQLDLLTLSDEDMRAGESRTAFHPQFPWKRMSLPAGSDFEPMHETIIKNGELVCKLPSLAEIQQRMKHDLERMHITYKRMTNPHLYKVSLSAKLSNLKQRLLHEQRAEMNSFHDPAVNI from the coding sequence GTGGAAAATCTGACACTCCTTACAGACCTCTACGAATTGACCATGCTCGGGGGCTACTTCGCTCAGGGGAAAACCGAGCAAAAGGCCGTGTTTGATCTATTCTTCCGTCATCCCCCCTTTAATAGTACATTCTGTCTGGCGGCCGGTCTCGAGCAGGCGGTCCAATACGTTCTGAACATACATTTCGGTAAGGAAGAAATCGATTATCTGTGGAAACTTGATCTGTTTCCGGATGATTTTCTGGATTACCTGAAGGGATTCCGCTTTACGGGCGACGTCTACGCGGTTCCGGAAGGCAGGCCCGTTTTTCCCAAAACTCCCATGGTCGTGGTCAAGGCGCCTATCGCCGAAGCGCAGTTCGTGGAAACGGCTCTGTTGAATTTCATCAATTTCCAGACCCTCATCGCCACAAAAGCATCAAGGGTCTATCGGGCGGCTGAACACGGCAATGTCATCGAGTTCGGTACTCGTCGCGCTCATGGTCCCGATGGGGCCGTTTCCGCCACACGAGCCGCGTACATAGGGGGATGCAGCGCCACGTCCAACGTGCTGGCCGGAATGAAATTCGGCATCCCCGTAAAGGGGACCATGGCTCATAGCTGGGTCATGAGTTTCGAGAAAGAGATTGAAGCATTTCGTACGTATGCGGAAATCTATCCTCGTGCATGCCTGCTTCTGGTGGACACTTACAATACGCTGGCCAGCGGTTTGCCCAACGCCGTCATTGTGGGCAAGGAACTCGAGCGGAGGAATTTCAAGTTTCTCGGGATTCGCCTGGACAGCGGGGATCTGGCTTACCTCGCCACGGAAGCCTCCATCGAGCTGGACGAAGCGGGGCTCGAGGACGCTAAGATCATTATCAGCAACAATCTGGACGAAGAAGTCATCAGCCAGGTTCATGCCGATATCCGGTCCATGGCGCGCCTCAAAGGGATCGACGGCGAGCGGATCATCCGGCGTCTGATCTATGGGGTGGGAACCCACCTAGTGACCTCCCGCGGCTGGAGCGCTCTGGGAGGCGTTTACAAGATGGCGGCCATAGAGGTGGACGGCCGCATGGAGCCCAAGATCAAGATTTCCGACAACCCGGACAAGACGACCGATCCCGGATACAAGAAGCTGTATCGCTTTTATGAAAACGGCGACATGCAGTTGGATCTTTTGACGTTGTCCGACGAAGACATGCGCGCGGGTGAATCCCGAACGGCCTTCCATCCCCAGTTTCCGTGGAAGCGGATGTCGCTTCCCGCGGGGAGCGACTTCGAGCCCATGCATGAAACCATCATCAAGAACGGCGAACTGGTGTGCAAGCTGCCGAGTCTGGCGGAAATCCAGCAGCGGATGAAACACGATCTCGAGCGGATGCACATCACCTACAAACGAATGACCAACCCTCACCTCTACAAGGTGAGCCTTTCCGCAAAGCTTTCCAACCTGAAGCAGCGCCTGCTGCATGAACAACGCGCGGAAATGAACAGCTTCCACGATCCGGCCGTCAATATCTAG